One part of the Anaeromyxobacter sp. Fw109-5 genome encodes these proteins:
- a CDS encoding efflux RND transporter permease subunit has product MIDAVIRWSLTHRLVVLLGAGILLAWGSVVAVRMPVDVFPDLTAPTVTVIAEAHGMAPQEAESQIAFPIETALNGAPGVRRVRSASGIGIAIVWAEFEWGTDIYQARQVVAEKLQLAQSALPPGADAPVLAPVSSIMGEILFIALTSERHTPMDLKTTADWTIRRRLLAVPGVSQVVPTGGDTKQYQVVLRPDRLSAYGLTADEVVRALRATNENASAGFYLEGGQQFLIHGVGRVRTPADLGETVVAVRGTEPVLVRQLGEVRLGPAMKLGEGSHDGRQAVVLGIQKQPGANTLELTKRLDAELDAIQQTLPEGMEIDRHIFRQADFIEIAIGNVVGALRDGALLVVAIVFLFLASARATGITVLAIPLSLVTAILAMRALGASINTMTLGGMAIAVGALVDDAIIDVENVVRRLREDRGRGGQLHYLGIVFEASREIRGSIVYATLIIVLVFLPLFFLSGVEGRLLQPLGFAYVVSLAASLLVALTVTPALCLTVLPNARAVRESREGRLVHWLKARYEPLLGRVLPRWRLAAAAGMGLLAAAALALALAGRAFLPEFNEGTLTLSAVTLPGTSLEESNRLGGMVEQLLLKHPEVVATARRTGRAELDEHAQDVNSAEIDVGLRMKDRSKEELLAALRRDFAGIPGLNVTIGQPISHRIDHMLSGTRANVAVKIFGDDLVELRRLGEQVRGAMSTVPGVVDLSLEQQPDIPLLTVRFDRAAIARHGLRIRDVAESIETAFQGTTVSRVLEGQASFDVVVRYDRSALSDLEAIRATLVATPSGARVPLHALAEIRKDRGPSMVTRENVQRKVVVMCNVAGRDLGSVVHDLRAGIEASVEMPRGYHVEYGGQLESAEEAVRTLVLLGVAVIAGIFLLLYLALRSGRDSALVMVNLPLALAGGAAGVYLSGGVLSVASIIGFITLFGIATRNGLMLVSHVQHLVEQEGVTDAETAVRRGALERLSPILMTALATGLGLVPLALAGGQPGSEIETPMAVVILCGLVTSTALNMLVVPALYLRFGSVRRTLMATAEGRAREPRGDGAS; this is encoded by the coding sequence ATGATCGACGCCGTCATCCGCTGGTCCCTCACGCACCGGCTGGTCGTCCTGCTCGGGGCGGGCATCCTCCTCGCCTGGGGGTCCGTCGTCGCGGTCCGGATGCCGGTGGACGTTTTCCCGGATCTCACCGCCCCGACCGTCACCGTGATCGCCGAGGCGCACGGGATGGCCCCCCAGGAGGCGGAGAGCCAGATCGCCTTCCCCATCGAGACGGCGCTGAACGGCGCGCCCGGAGTGCGCCGCGTGCGATCGGCGAGCGGCATCGGGATCGCCATCGTCTGGGCCGAGTTCGAGTGGGGGACGGACATCTACCAGGCGCGCCAGGTCGTCGCGGAGAAGCTCCAGCTCGCGCAGTCGGCGCTGCCCCCCGGGGCCGACGCGCCGGTGCTCGCGCCGGTCTCGTCGATCATGGGCGAGATCCTGTTCATCGCGCTCACCTCCGAGCGCCACACGCCGATGGATCTGAAGACGACGGCCGACTGGACCATCCGCCGCCGCCTGCTCGCCGTGCCCGGCGTCTCCCAGGTGGTCCCGACCGGCGGCGACACCAAGCAGTACCAGGTGGTGCTCCGGCCGGACCGGCTGTCGGCGTACGGGCTGACGGCCGACGAGGTCGTGCGCGCCCTCCGCGCCACGAACGAGAACGCCTCCGCCGGCTTCTACCTGGAGGGCGGGCAGCAGTTCCTCATCCACGGCGTCGGGCGCGTGCGGACCCCCGCCGATCTCGGCGAGACCGTGGTGGCGGTGCGCGGGACGGAGCCCGTGCTGGTGCGCCAGCTCGGCGAGGTGCGGCTCGGCCCCGCCATGAAGCTCGGCGAGGGCTCCCACGACGGCAGGCAGGCCGTCGTGCTCGGCATCCAGAAGCAGCCGGGCGCGAACACGCTCGAGCTCACGAAGCGGCTCGACGCGGAGCTCGACGCGATCCAGCAGACCCTCCCCGAGGGGATGGAGATCGACCGCCACATCTTCCGGCAGGCCGACTTCATCGAGATCGCGATCGGCAACGTGGTCGGCGCGCTGCGCGACGGCGCGCTCCTCGTCGTCGCCATCGTCTTCCTCTTCCTCGCGAGCGCCCGCGCGACCGGCATCACGGTGCTCGCCATCCCGCTGTCGCTCGTGACCGCCATCCTGGCCATGCGGGCGCTCGGCGCGAGCATCAACACCATGACGCTCGGCGGGATGGCGATCGCCGTGGGCGCCCTCGTCGACGACGCCATCATCGACGTCGAGAACGTGGTCCGCCGCCTGCGGGAGGACCGCGGCCGGGGCGGGCAGCTCCACTACCTGGGCATCGTCTTCGAGGCGAGCCGCGAGATCCGCGGGTCCATCGTGTACGCGACGCTCATCATCGTCCTGGTGTTCCTGCCGCTGTTCTTCCTCTCGGGGGTGGAGGGCCGGCTGCTGCAGCCGCTCGGGTTCGCGTACGTCGTCTCGCTCGCCGCCTCGCTGCTCGTGGCCCTCACGGTGACGCCCGCCCTGTGCCTCACGGTCCTCCCGAACGCGCGCGCGGTGCGCGAGAGCCGGGAGGGGAGGCTCGTCCACTGGCTGAAGGCGCGCTACGAGCCGCTCCTCGGGCGCGTCCTCCCGCGCTGGCGGCTCGCCGCGGCGGCCGGGATGGGCCTCCTCGCGGCGGCGGCCCTGGCGCTCGCGCTCGCCGGGCGCGCCTTCCTCCCCGAGTTCAACGAGGGCACGCTGACGCTCTCGGCCGTCACCCTGCCGGGCACCTCGCTCGAGGAGTCGAACCGCCTCGGCGGCATGGTCGAGCAGCTGCTCTTGAAGCACCCCGAGGTCGTCGCCACGGCCCGGCGCACCGGGCGCGCGGAGCTCGACGAGCACGCGCAGGACGTGAACTCCGCCGAGATCGACGTCGGGCTGCGGATGAAGGACCGCTCGAAGGAGGAGCTCCTCGCCGCCCTCCGGCGGGACTTCGCGGGGATCCCCGGCTTGAACGTCACGATCGGGCAGCCCATCTCGCACCGCATCGACCACATGCTGTCGGGCACCCGCGCCAACGTCGCCGTGAAGATCTTCGGCGACGATCTCGTGGAGCTGCGCCGGCTCGGCGAGCAGGTCCGCGGCGCCATGTCCACCGTCCCCGGCGTCGTCGACCTGTCCCTCGAGCAGCAACCCGACATCCCGCTCCTCACGGTCCGCTTCGACCGCGCCGCGATCGCGCGGCACGGGCTGCGGATCCGGGACGTGGCGGAGTCGATCGAGACCGCGTTCCAGGGGACCACCGTCTCCCGCGTGCTGGAGGGGCAGGCGAGCTTCGACGTGGTGGTGCGCTACGACCGCTCGGCGCTCTCGGACCTGGAGGCGATCCGCGCGACCCTCGTCGCCACCCCGTCCGGCGCCCGCGTCCCGCTCCACGCCCTCGCCGAGATCCGCAAGGACCGCGGCCCGAGCATGGTGACGCGCGAGAACGTCCAGCGGAAGGTGGTCGTCATGTGCAACGTCGCGGGGCGCGACCTCGGGAGCGTCGTCCACGACCTCCGCGCCGGGATCGAGGCGTCGGTGGAGATGCCCCGCGGCTACCACGTCGAGTACGGCGGCCAGCTCGAGAGCGCCGAGGAGGCGGTGCGCACGCTGGTCCTCCTGGGCGTCGCCGTGATCGCCGGGATCTTCCTGCTCCTCTACCTGGCGCTCCGGTCGGGCCGCGACTCCGCGCTCGTGATGGTGAACCTGCCGCTGGCGCTCGCGGGAGGCGCCGCGGGCGTCTACCTCTCGGGCGGCGTCCTGTCGGTCGCGTCCATCATCGGGTTCATCACGCTCTTCGGCATCGCCACCCGGAACGGCCTCATGCTCGTGTCGCACGTCCAGCACCTCGTCGAGCAGGAGGGCGTCACGGACGCCGAGACCGCCGTTCGCCGCGGCGCGCTCGAGCGGCTCTCGCCCATCCTCATGACGGCCCTCGCGACCGGGCTCGGCCTCGTGCCGCTCGCGCTCGCCGGCGGACAGCCCGGCAGCGAGATCGAGACGCCCATGGCGGTCGTCATCCTGTGCGGCCTCGTCACCTCCACGGCGCTCAACATGCTGGTCGTGCCCGCGCTCTACCTGCGCTTCGGGTCGGTGCGACGCACGCTGATGGCCACGGCCGAGGGGCGGGCGCGGGAACCGCGCGGGGACGGCGCGAGCTGA
- a CDS encoding efflux RND transporter periplasmic adaptor subunit, protein MTRTLLALALLGALASCRERPGGGDDHDHAPRAAGHGDHAPAERPGRSITHFGERTELFVEFPVLVRGEESRFAAHLNDLERFRPLEKGRVEVVLSGGGAPDERFAATDPSPAGIFRPVVKPAHAAKRRLALTVEGAGVTDRHDLGEVQVFVTVAEAAGAGEEEEAPGLVPYLKEQQWRTEFATAPAAEAELRPSVLANGTLRARPDGESRIAAPVAGRLVAAGGGFPFVGRQVRAGEVLAALAPRVGGDADPASLELAVTQARLDLELARKDLARLEELASAEAVPERRVQDARRAVAEGEARLAAGQARKARFEGSAGGGAGRIMLRSTIAGTVALIGASPGTLVEEGREVIHVVDLDRLWLEVQIPEADVGRIGKPTGAWFEVEGFAAPFEVAPERGGRVIGFGGVIDPQTRTAPLVLELPNAGRDLRVGMFARVHVLTGPPVKAVAVPASAVVDDGSEQVVFVEVSGERFERRPVRLGLRDGERVQVLAGVQPGERVVSRGAYQVRLAASSGAIPQHGHVH, encoded by the coding sequence ATGACGCGCACCCTGCTCGCGCTCGCCCTGCTCGGCGCCCTCGCCTCCTGCCGCGAGCGCCCGGGCGGCGGCGACGACCACGATCACGCCCCCCGAGCCGCCGGCCACGGGGACCACGCGCCGGCGGAGCGGCCCGGCAGGTCGATCACGCACTTCGGCGAGCGCACGGAGCTGTTCGTCGAGTTCCCCGTGCTGGTGCGCGGCGAGGAGTCGCGCTTCGCGGCGCACCTGAACGATCTCGAGCGCTTCAGGCCGCTCGAGAAGGGACGCGTCGAGGTGGTCCTCTCCGGCGGCGGCGCGCCCGACGAGCGCTTCGCGGCGACGGATCCCAGCCCGGCGGGGATCTTCCGGCCCGTGGTGAAGCCCGCCCACGCCGCGAAGAGGCGCCTCGCCCTCACGGTCGAGGGCGCGGGGGTCACCGACCGGCACGACCTCGGCGAGGTCCAGGTGTTCGTCACCGTCGCCGAGGCGGCCGGGGCCGGAGAGGAGGAGGAGGCCCCCGGCCTCGTCCCGTACCTGAAGGAGCAGCAGTGGCGCACGGAGTTCGCCACGGCGCCCGCGGCCGAGGCGGAGCTGCGTCCGTCCGTCCTCGCCAACGGCACGCTCCGCGCGCGCCCGGACGGCGAGTCTCGGATCGCCGCGCCCGTCGCCGGGCGGCTCGTCGCCGCGGGCGGGGGCTTCCCGTTCGTGGGGCGCCAGGTGCGCGCGGGAGAGGTGCTGGCCGCGCTCGCTCCCAGGGTCGGCGGGGACGCCGATCCCGCCTCGCTCGAGCTGGCGGTCACGCAGGCGCGGCTCGACCTCGAGCTCGCCCGGAAGGACCTGGCGCGGCTCGAGGAGCTCGCCTCCGCCGAGGCGGTGCCCGAGCGGCGCGTCCAGGACGCGCGGCGCGCCGTCGCGGAGGGCGAGGCCCGGCTCGCGGCAGGGCAGGCGCGCAAGGCGCGCTTCGAGGGCTCCGCCGGCGGCGGCGCGGGCCGGATCATGCTCCGCTCCACGATCGCGGGGACGGTCGCCCTGATCGGCGCCTCGCCCGGCACGCTCGTCGAGGAGGGCCGCGAGGTCATCCACGTCGTGGATCTCGATCGTCTCTGGCTGGAGGTGCAGATCCCCGAGGCCGACGTGGGGAGGATCGGGAAGCCGACCGGCGCGTGGTTCGAGGTCGAGGGGTTCGCGGCGCCGTTCGAGGTGGCGCCGGAGCGCGGCGGGCGCGTGATCGGCTTCGGCGGCGTGATCGACCCGCAGACCAGGACGGCGCCGCTCGTGCTCGAGCTGCCGAACGCGGGACGCGACCTGCGCGTCGGGATGTTCGCGCGCGTCCACGTCCTCACCGGTCCCCCCGTGAAGGCGGTCGCCGTCCCCGCGAGCGCCGTCGTGGACGACGGCAGCGAGCAGGTCGTCTTCGTGGAGGTCTCGGGCGAGCGGTTCGAGCGCCGCCCGGTCCGCCTCGGGCTGCGGGACGGCGAGCGCGTGCAGGTGCTCGCCGGCGTGCAGCCCGGCGAGCGCGTCGTCTCGCGCGGCGCCTACCAGGTCCGGCTGGCCGCGTCCTCCGGCGCCATCCCGCAGCACGGGCACGTGCACTGA
- a CDS encoding TolC family protein has product MPEKPTVARFFLVAVIALASRAAADGAPSPLDEQDAVRRALSRPALVEELGARVDLARADEIAARRWPNPEATWSHEEVRPDGPAAREDVAVLSQRFDLSGRRGLRGDAAARRVEAAGAEAALLRLDVEAEARRAFAHALASERRVGILRAAVERLEGVAAAVGRRAASGDVAGYDRRRVERERLTALGRLDVEEGALARARARLAALIGATDPSALALTGDLAPTSPPPLATLAERLPSRPDLRALALEARAGELEARAAGRWLIPEVELGGGVKTVEAGAGRDSGFAAAITVPIPLFARGQDERLRGDARARAARGRLSLALDAARADVAGLHAEATRLAGAAGRYRESGAADSAALLRIAEAAYRGGEVGVLELIDGYRAALDADLSLVELEWAARRARIDLDRTSGGAPR; this is encoded by the coding sequence GTGCCCGAAAAGCCGACCGTCGCTCGGTTCTTCCTCGTCGCCGTGATCGCGCTCGCCTCCCGGGCGGCCGCCGACGGGGCTCCGTCCCCGCTGGACGAGCAGGACGCCGTGCGCCGCGCCCTCTCGCGCCCGGCTCTCGTGGAGGAGCTCGGCGCCCGCGTCGACCTGGCCCGCGCCGACGAGATCGCCGCGCGCCGCTGGCCGAACCCAGAAGCGACGTGGTCCCACGAGGAGGTTCGCCCCGACGGCCCGGCCGCGCGGGAGGACGTGGCGGTGCTGTCTCAGCGCTTCGACCTCTCCGGCCGCCGCGGGCTCCGCGGCGACGCGGCGGCGCGCCGCGTGGAGGCCGCGGGCGCCGAGGCGGCGCTCCTCCGGCTCGACGTGGAGGCCGAGGCGCGGCGGGCGTTCGCGCACGCGCTCGCGTCCGAGCGACGGGTGGGCATCCTGAGGGCGGCCGTGGAGCGGCTCGAGGGGGTCGCGGCCGCCGTGGGGCGCAGGGCGGCGAGCGGCGACGTGGCCGGCTACGACCGCCGCCGCGTCGAGCGCGAGCGGCTGACCGCGCTCGGGCGGCTCGACGTCGAGGAGGGCGCGCTCGCCCGCGCCCGCGCCCGGCTCGCGGCGCTGATCGGGGCGACCGATCCGTCGGCGCTCGCCTTGACCGGCGACCTCGCGCCGACCTCGCCGCCCCCGCTCGCGACGCTCGCCGAGCGGCTCCCCTCGCGCCCGGATCTGAGGGCCCTCGCGCTCGAGGCGCGAGCGGGCGAGCTCGAGGCCCGCGCCGCGGGGCGATGGCTCATCCCGGAGGTGGAGCTCGGCGGCGGGGTGAAGACCGTCGAGGCCGGCGCCGGGCGCGACTCGGGGTTCGCCGCCGCGATCACCGTTCCCATCCCGCTGTTCGCGCGGGGGCAGGACGAGCGGCTGCGCGGCGACGCCCGTGCCCGCGCGGCGCGCGGGCGGCTCTCCCTCGCCCTCGACGCCGCCCGCGCGGACGTCGCCGGGCTCCACGCCGAGGCGACCCGGCTCGCCGGGGCGGCCGGCCGCTACCGCGAGAGCGGCGCCGCCGATTCCGCGGCGCTGCTGCGCATCGCCGAGGCCGCGTATCGCGGCGGGGAGGTCGGCGTGCTCGAGCTCATCGACGGCTACCGCGCCGCGCTCGACGCCGACCTCTCGCTCGTGGAGCTGGAGTGGGCCGCTCGCCGCGCCCGCATCGATCTCGACCGCACCTCCGGAGGAGCTCCCCGATGA
- a CDS encoding M56 family metallopeptidase: MTGLLRLAALNGVALLGFGVLVAAAAALAQRIVATRTRALPPPFRSRVLLAWAAAPATAATALLALALWPSLGAVLGLAVDHCPAHAGHVHLCLHHLPARGPWLAGALGLGGFAAVAGAALVRALRTAALAARLAGAASLELPSGAGVVESRRAFALTAGWFRPRVLVSTALLERLSPAQVEIVVAHERAHAERRDALAVTIARVLSLAHLPSVRRQVLFDLALACEQACDEAAARACGDRVLVAETILAAERAAGSSHPLAAPGLAFGGAEVGSRVESLLGAPVDGAAPRYLPWILLAAAAALAGAAPHVHHWTETLLDHLPH, encoded by the coding sequence ATGACGGGCCTGCTGCGGCTCGCGGCCCTGAACGGCGTCGCGCTCCTCGGGTTCGGCGTCCTCGTCGCGGCCGCGGCCGCGCTCGCGCAGCGCATCGTCGCCACCCGGACCCGTGCGCTCCCGCCCCCCTTCCGGTCGCGCGTGCTCCTCGCGTGGGCCGCCGCCCCCGCGACCGCGGCGACGGCGCTCCTCGCGCTCGCGCTGTGGCCGTCGCTCGGCGCGGTGCTCGGGCTGGCCGTCGATCACTGCCCTGCGCACGCCGGGCACGTCCACCTCTGCCTCCACCACCTGCCGGCGCGCGGGCCCTGGCTCGCCGGGGCCTTGGGCCTCGGCGGCTTCGCCGCGGTCGCGGGCGCGGCGCTCGTGCGCGCGCTCCGCACGGCCGCGCTCGCCGCCCGCCTCGCCGGCGCGGCCTCGCTCGAGCTCCCTTCTGGCGCCGGCGTCGTCGAGTCCCGGCGCGCCTTCGCGCTCACCGCGGGCTGGTTCCGCCCGCGCGTCCTCGTGTCGACGGCCCTCCTCGAGCGGCTGAGCCCGGCGCAGGTCGAGATCGTGGTCGCCCATGAGCGGGCGCACGCCGAGCGGCGCGACGCGCTGGCGGTCACGATCGCCCGGGTCCTCTCGCTCGCGCACCTTCCGTCCGTGCGCCGCCAGGTCCTCTTCGACCTCGCCCTCGCCTGCGAGCAGGCGTGCGACGAGGCCGCCGCACGCGCGTGCGGGGATCGCGTCCTCGTGGCAGAGACGATCCTGGCGGCGGAGCGCGCGGCCGGGTCCTCCCACCCGCTCGCCGCGCCGGGGCTCGCCTTCGGCGGCGCCGAGGTGGGGAGCCGGGTGGAGTCGTTGCTCGGGGCGCCCGTGGACGGCGCGGCGCCGCGTTACCTACCGTGGATCCTGCTCGCCGCGGCCGCCGCGCTCGCCGGCGCCGCGCCTCACGTCCATCACTGGACGGAGACGCTCCTCGACCATCTTCCCCACTGA
- a CDS encoding BlaI/MecI/CopY family transcriptional regulator has product MTRPPLPRLGELETAVLEHVWAAGSCDVKAVHRTLGSRRGITLNTVQSTMERLFRKGLLAREKVSHAYVYSPCHSREELGARVVEEVVSRLLQGEAVPVLEAFVDLAERTDAANLDRLERLIADRKKARR; this is encoded by the coding sequence ATGACGAGGCCTCCCCTCCCAAGGCTCGGTGAGCTCGAGACCGCCGTCCTGGAGCACGTCTGGGCGGCCGGGTCGTGCGACGTGAAGGCCGTCCACCGGACGCTCGGGTCCCGCCGCGGGATCACGCTCAACACCGTCCAGTCCACCATGGAGCGGCTGTTCCGCAAGGGGCTGCTCGCGCGCGAGAAGGTGAGCCACGCCTACGTCTACTCGCCGTGCCACAGCCGCGAGGAGCTGGGCGCGCGCGTGGTGGAGGAGGTCGTCTCCCGGCTCCTGCAGGGCGAGGCGGTGCCGGTGCTCGAGGCGTTCGTCGACCTCGCCGAGCGGACGGACGCGGCGAACCTCGATCGGCTCGAGCGGCTCATCGCCGACAGGAAGAAGGCTCGGCGATGA
- a CDS encoding RNA polymerase sigma factor: protein MQPKETEPRLDEVEDRALAERAERVLLAHRPRFLASLARRAGDREQAEDVLQAAYARAIEKGVPDDEDEGIVAWFHGVLRNAWIDEVRRRGAERRALERHGRESGDALDVELEDAICACVGELVSTLRPEYGEILRAVDLDGRSVADVARASGITPNNAGVRLHRARRALRRQLVRSCGACAEHGCLDCGCHGARPRVALAPRA from the coding sequence GTGCAGCCGAAGGAGACCGAGCCCCGGCTCGACGAGGTGGAGGACCGCGCCCTGGCGGAGCGCGCCGAGCGCGTCCTCCTCGCCCACCGCCCCCGCTTCCTCGCCTCGCTCGCGCGCCGCGCCGGCGATCGCGAGCAGGCGGAGGACGTCCTGCAGGCCGCCTACGCCCGCGCGATCGAGAAGGGCGTCCCGGACGACGAGGACGAGGGGATCGTGGCCTGGTTCCATGGGGTGCTGCGCAACGCCTGGATCGACGAGGTGCGGCGGCGCGGCGCCGAGCGACGGGCCCTCGAGCGGCACGGGCGCGAGTCGGGCGACGCGCTCGACGTCGAGCTCGAGGACGCGATCTGCGCCTGCGTGGGTGAGCTCGTCTCGACGCTCAGGCCCGAGTACGGCGAGATCCTCCGGGCGGTCGACCTGGACGGGCGCTCGGTCGCCGACGTCGCCCGTGCGTCCGGGATCACGCCCAACAACGCCGGCGTCCGGCTGCACCGCGCCCGCCGGGCGCTGCGGCGTCAGCTCGTGCGCTCCTGCGGTGCCTGCGCCGAGCACGGCTGCCTCGACTGCGGCTGCCACGGCGCGCGGCCCCGCGTCGCGCTCGCGCCGCGGGCCTGA